In the genome of Amaranthus tricolor cultivar Red isolate AtriRed21 chromosome 15, ASM2621246v1, whole genome shotgun sequence, one region contains:
- the LOC130800989 gene encoding uncharacterized protein LOC130800989: MVTTLSSKISLLRFPSQSEDANEMWVNMPKTIRTVAKETLGVSSEGKKQIFKLARTRSRQRQDLEAVKYIKDEGGRVLLRQENLKTRWLQYFSQLLNESSGPKETDNQIFDVQRPLKYGSMNDITTGKVSEALKKMGRTKAVEPDNIPIEVWRGLGEEGIS, translated from the exons ATGGTCACAACCCTGTCaagcaagataagtttattgCGCTTTCCAAGTCAATCAGAGGATGCGAATGAAATGTGGGTGAACATGCCAAAAACCATTAGAACAGTAGCAAAAGAGACCTTGGGGGTGTCTTCGg AGGGGAAGAAgcagatttttaagttggcaaggACTAGGTCTAGGCAAcggcaagacttagaggcagtgaaatacatcaaggatgagggaGGACGAGTCCTCCTTAGACAAGAGAACCTCAAAACCAGATGGCTACAGTATTTCTCTCAGCTTCTCAATGAGTCTAGTGGGCCAAAGGAGACGGATAATCAAATTTTTGACGTTCAAAGACCACTGAAATATGGGTCAATGAATGATATTACCACAGGAAAAGTAAGCGAAGCTCTCAAAAAAATGGGGAGAACAAAGGCAGTCGAGCCAGATAACATCCCaattgaggtgtggaggggtttaggagagGAGGGCATTAGTTGA